A region from the Vicia villosa cultivar HV-30 ecotype Madison, WI linkage group LG3, Vvil1.0, whole genome shotgun sequence genome encodes:
- the LOC131659983 gene encoding uncharacterized protein LOC131659983, which translates to MDASANTVKEFMRRTSSYMIPVIDVSGLISLSSCLKGKVLQDFNHDYVNLLSILHTSFDPMALITLFHFYDPQLRSFTFQDYQLVPTLEEYSYNLNIRITDNVPFFRVSKVVRFENIAEALHVGIKEVKYNWKSTGATPGFNLCFLINKAEESAKKEHWDEFSRLLAVMIYDIVLFPSTENFVSLLAICVFMNENPVPPLLADTYVAIHSRHGKGGYVVGSCLPLLYQWFMLHMPVKGPFVLKKGSLQWSDMLLNLTSFDIRWNYCVGKVWNIITSCGQYSNVPVIGTRGCINCNPMLAYLQLGYAMEGPPKDAEIAESVYFADGTVSAELYTQAKADNIKLQVKDREVDLESYFLDQEKGELAHKLKQAQGESSGMTGAQRRSYDLMEESLYRKQQKCLKLQRTESNGKRKIRDLEKQLMEEKGQVSST; encoded by the exons ATGGATGCCTCCGCCAATACCGTCAAAGAGTTCATGAGACGCACCAGTTCTTACATGATTCCGGTTATTGACGTTTCTGGGCTGATAAGTTTGAGTTCTTGTCTAAAAGGGAAGGTTCTACAGGATTTCAATCATGATTATGTCAACTTGCTTTCCATCCTCCACACATCTTTCGACCCGATGGCCTTGATCACTTTGTTCCATTTTTATGACCCACAGTTGCGGAGTTTTACATTTCAGGATTATCAACTGGTTCCAACACTTGAGGAATACTCTTATAACCTCAACATCCGAATTACTGATAATGTGCCTTTCTTTCGAGTTTCTAAGGTTGTAAGGTTCGAAAACATAGCCGAAGCTCTTCATGTGGGGATAAAAGAGGTGAAATATAATTGGAAATCAACTGGTGCTACTCCTGGTTTCAACCTTTGTTTTCTAATCAATAAGGCTGAAGAGTCGGCTAAGAAAGAACATTGGGATGAATTCAGTCGGTTACTTGCTGTTATGATTTATGATATTGTGCTATTTCCATCTACGGAGAACTTTGTGAGTTTATTAGCTATTTGTGTTTTCATGAACGAGAATCCTGTGCCACCATTGCTTGCAGACACTTATGTGGCTATCCACTCTAGGCATGGAAAGGGGGGATACGTTGTTGGCTCCTGTCTCCCTTTGTTGTATCAGTGGTTTATGTTGCATATGCCAGTGAAAGGGCCATTCGTGCTCAAGAAAGGTTCTCTTCAATGGTCAGACATGCTTCTTAACCTTACTTCTTTTGACATCAGGTGGAATTATTGTGTGGGGAAGGTTTGGAACATCATTACCAGTTGCGGTCAATACTCCAATGTCCCTGTCATAGGAACTAGAGGTTGTATTAATTGCAATCCTATGCTTGCCTACCTCCAATTGGGATATGCGATGGAAGGTCCTCCGAAGGATGCAGAAATAGCTGAATCAGTGTATTTTGCCGATGGTACAG TTTCTGCTGAGCTCTATACTCAAGCCAAGGCGGACAACATCAAACTTCAAGTGAAAGATAGAGAAGTGGATTTGGAGAGTTATTTTTTAGACCAAGAAAAGGGTGAGTTGGCTCATAAGCTCAAGCAAGCACAAGGTGAAAGCTCAGGCATGACAGGTGCTCAAAGACGCTCTTATGACTTAATGGAGGAAAGCTTGTACCGGAAGCAACAAAAATGTTTGAAGTTACAAAGGACTGAAAGCAATGGTAAAAGGAAGATTCGGGATTTGGAAAAGCAATTGATGGAAGAAAAGGGCCAAGTTAGCTCGACTTGA